A stretch of the Geovibrio thiophilus genome encodes the following:
- a CDS encoding cadherin domain-containing protein, which produces MTEGDSASVTMSEDGSPTAFSLTLNATDPNSETITWSISSAALHGTASVSGTGTSKSVTYTPTANYFGSDTFKVKITNTSGGTDEITVNVTINSVADTVTITSNGGGSLASVNVNENTTAVTTVTVTAVTGETYTYTLDGGADSAFFSINSSTGVLTFNSAPDYETPADSGTDNIYEVIVRASNGTNFDSQSITVTVQDLDDTAPTFTSSASVSASENTTEAVTVTATDPDSASVTFSITGGADAAKFSINSTTGELIFVNAPDYEHPSDSDTNNIYVVQVTATDGTNPAVQIISVTVTDEINENAPAFTGGATFSVPENQTSVGTTSATDADGDTLAFSITGGADAAKFSIGAATGILSFIAAPDYENPTDAGADNIYNVTVTVSDGTFTANSSFAVTVTNENDNAPVFSSSGTFSVDEGLTAVGTIAATDADGSTLSYSLSAGADSGKFTLNTFTGVLAFASAQDYENPLDSNADNVYELTVTVDDGPHSVPMSITVSINNLNDNTPVFTSLAALSTPENQTSVMTVTADDADGNTLIFTKTGGADAAKFSLNSANGALAFTSAPDYETPADADSNNIYLVTVKASDGVHEVTQNIAVTVTDVFEPVFEITSSATASVPEKQTEVMTVTADDPLGGSIVYSITGGADSSAFSINSSSGALVFNSAPDYEEPSDSDHNNTYIVRVKAAVLVGTDNDEQDITVTVTNVNEAPVAEDASVSTEENTPVTDTADAEDVDGDSLSYTISAQAGHGTASVNASTGSFTYTPASGYIGADSFKIRVSDGALTDEATISVTVSLSSDKTRDSDGDGIPDYLEGTGDSDGDGRLDYLDDDANGDGRKDYPFTVTSQGTVLNYTTVQLKTGKALSFNIPAAVTPSVIVTKEGGTAAYEVVRSGSSFDLKITAEGAFAGNYTVTVTDSLTGEVSVFTLHVPMNIFVQEQQIYEKDSTKKVILKGGEISSAAVFTVLDENGAEDASGEIATVTSGTFASAASGGNTAYGTVMPADAEEFLNFSILAESDEESAQTGSILMVPSVIYAGTLRDSSQNPLSGVSVFAEHEVKYDGVSYTATSGSDGRFSLEIPSRFDTAHTLTFTKTGYVFTKMSGTALTGYGQSVTMQATTKSITARVSGLLQGDSANVILWVKTGGVQKKHASVTLTAGAGGTAENVFWLESGSDFSFITCESAGYLTGTKSIGATDTEVSVAMTPKINTDIRASAASADNVTVITFSGRSFNGLTLIVKSDNGTLIDTESMLGTEYDYQYGGSRNIVLNVSDRGRVLYTYTYLVNNKAEDNDVTPVYLNEEINIEGGSQVSNNVGDAEDGDGVTADEKILVIIPPAGLNVDKIMADTESVCGNTDSLTANLEVQQLYSGEDTLQGSYASLYDVSLYVYGCEDLKFETNGEDNILERIEITVPFNTAIVKPGDIESGEYKIFSAESYEDFVAGNLTAVPLDNIIEIDYITGTATFWVDHLTSFGIVSKETLPDNGGGNSGGGGGHGGCSAGSGDPVISLIFLTAALVLFIRRRKV; this is translated from the coding sequence ATTACCGAAGGTGATTCAGCAAGCGTAACCATGAGCGAGGACGGAAGCCCCACAGCGTTCAGTCTCACGCTTAACGCCACTGACCCGAACAGCGAGACGATAACATGGAGCATCTCCTCCGCCGCTTTACACGGCACGGCATCAGTGAGCGGAACCGGGACATCAAAATCTGTGACATATACACCCACTGCGAACTACTTCGGCAGTGATACTTTCAAGGTTAAAATAACCAACACCAGCGGCGGGACGGATGAAATAACTGTCAATGTCACGATCAATTCCGTTGCTGATACCGTAACCATCACCAGCAACGGCGGCGGTTCGCTCGCGTCTGTCAATGTCAATGAAAACACAACCGCGGTGACCACAGTGACGGTAACTGCGGTTACCGGCGAAACATATACTTACACACTGGACGGGGGAGCTGACAGCGCATTTTTCTCCATCAACTCTTCAACAGGCGTATTGACCTTTAACTCCGCTCCGGACTATGAAACCCCCGCCGACTCCGGCACGGACAATATATATGAAGTCATTGTAAGAGCTTCAAACGGAACAAACTTTGACTCACAAAGCATAACTGTAACGGTTCAGGATCTTGATGATACAGCACCGACATTTACAAGCTCCGCTTCTGTGTCTGCTTCGGAAAATACTACTGAGGCAGTGACCGTAACAGCGACAGACCCTGACAGCGCTTCGGTGACATTCAGCATAACCGGCGGTGCGGATGCTGCTAAATTCAGTATAAACAGCACAACGGGAGAGCTCATTTTTGTAAATGCTCCTGATTATGAACACCCTTCAGACAGTGATACCAACAATATATATGTAGTACAGGTTACCGCCACAGACGGGACAAACCCTGCCGTGCAGATTATATCAGTCACGGTCACGGATGAAATAAACGAGAACGCCCCCGCTTTCACAGGGGGAGCAACCTTCAGCGTTCCTGAAAACCAGACATCTGTGGGGACAACCTCAGCAACTGACGCTGACGGCGATACGCTCGCATTCAGCATAACAGGCGGTGCGGATGCCGCTAAATTCAGCATAGGGGCGGCAACGGGCATCCTTTCGTTCATAGCGGCGCCGGATTATGAAAATCCGACGGATGCAGGCGCTGACAACATCTACAATGTTACAGTCACAGTATCCGACGGAACTTTCACAGCGAACTCTTCTTTTGCGGTCACAGTAACCAATGAGAACGACAATGCTCCGGTATTTTCAAGTTCAGGAACATTCTCTGTTGACGAAGGACTGACAGCGGTTGGAACTATCGCAGCGACAGACGCGGACGGCAGCACGCTTTCATACTCCCTCAGCGCCGGAGCTGATTCGGGCAAATTCACGCTGAACACATTCACCGGCGTTCTTGCTTTCGCATCGGCTCAGGACTATGAGAATCCCCTCGACTCCAACGCCGACAATGTTTACGAACTCACGGTCACAGTGGATGACGGTCCGCACAGCGTGCCCATGAGCATTACTGTGAGCATAAACAATCTTAATGATAATACTCCTGTGTTTACAAGCCTCGCAGCTTTGAGCACTCCTGAAAATCAGACATCGGTAATGACGGTCACTGCTGACGACGCAGACGGCAATACACTGATTTTTACTAAAACAGGCGGCGCCGATGCTGCGAAATTTTCGCTGAACTCGGCTAACGGTGCGCTCGCATTTACTTCAGCGCCTGATTATGAAACGCCTGCGGATGCAGACAGCAATAACATTTACCTTGTTACCGTAAAGGCTTCTGACGGCGTGCATGAGGTTACTCAGAACATAGCAGTCACTGTTACGGATGTGTTTGAGCCTGTATTTGAAATAACGAGCTCAGCTACTGCGTCCGTACCCGAAAAACAGACTGAGGTCATGACCGTAACTGCCGATGATCCTCTCGGCGGCAGCATAGTCTACTCTATAACAGGCGGCGCGGATTCTTCAGCCTTCAGTATTAACTCCTCAAGCGGAGCGCTTGTTTTCAACAGTGCTCCGGATTATGAGGAGCCGTCAGACTCAGACCATAACAACACTTATATTGTGCGTGTGAAAGCCGCAGTGCTTGTAGGCACAGATAACGACGAGCAGGATATAACTGTCACAGTCACCAACGTGAATGAAGCCCCTGTGGCTGAGGATGCCTCAGTGAGCACCGAGGAGAACACTCCGGTTACAGACACTGCGGACGCTGAGGATGTGGACGGCGACAGCCTCTCTTACACCATATCCGCTCAGGCGGGTCACGGCACGGCTTCCGTTAACGCTTCAACAGGTTCGTTTACATATACTCCCGCAAGCGGATACATAGGCGCTGACAGCTTCAAGATAAGGGTTTCGGACGGCGCTCTCACTGATGAGGCAACGATCTCCGTTACCGTTAGTCTGTCCTCAGATAAGACGAGGGACTCAGACGGCGACGGCATTCCCGATTATCTGGAAGGAACTGGAGATTCAGACGGTGACGGCAGGCTCGACTATCTTGATGACGACGCAAATGGCGATGGCAGGAAGGACTACCCTTTCACCGTAACAAGTCAGGGAACAGTGCTGAATTATACTACCGTTCAGCTCAAAACGGGCAAGGCTCTCAGCTTCAATATTCCCGCTGCTGTCACTCCTTCAGTGATCGTCACCAAGGAAGGGGGAACTGCTGCTTATGAAGTAGTGCGCAGCGGCTCTTCCTTTGACCTTAAAATAACCGCGGAAGGAGCCTTCGCAGGCAATTACACAGTGACTGTTACGGATTCTCTCACCGGAGAGGTCTCCGTATTCACCCTGCATGTACCGATGAATATCTTCGTGCAGGAACAGCAGATATATGAAAAAGACTCCACTAAAAAAGTAATCCTTAAGGGCGGTGAAATAAGCTCTGCCGCGGTGTTTACAGTGCTTGACGAAAACGGAGCGGAAGACGCGTCGGGCGAAATCGCCACTGTAACCTCCGGCACTTTCGCTTCTGCGGCGTCAGGCGGCAACACTGCATACGGAACAGTTATGCCTGCTGACGCAGAGGAATTCCTCAACTTCAGCATACTTGCCGAAAGCGATGAGGAGAGCGCGCAGACAGGCTCCATACTCATGGTTCCCTCTGTCATATACGCAGGGACGCTGCGCGATTCTTCTCAGAACCCGCTTTCCGGCGTGAGTGTATTCGCCGAGCACGAAGTGAAGTATGACGGAGTAAGCTACACCGCCACATCAGGATCGGACGGCAGGTTCTCTCTGGAGATACCTTCCAGATTCGATACTGCGCATACCCTGACCTTCACAAAAACAGGCTATGTGTTCACCAAAATGTCCGGCACTGCTCTCACCGGCTACGGACAGAGTGTCACCATGCAGGCGACAACGAAAAGCATAACGGCTAGAGTGAGCGGTCTGCTTCAGGGAGATTCAGCGAATGTTATTCTCTGGGTCAAAACCGGCGGAGTGCAAAAGAAACATGCCTCAGTTACCCTAACAGCAGGTGCGGGCGGTACGGCGGAGAATGTCTTCTGGCTTGAATCCGGCTCTGATTTCTCATTCATCACATGCGAATCAGCCGGATATTTGACGGGAACCAAAAGCATAGGCGCAACTGATACAGAAGTCAGCGTGGCTATGACACCGAAAATCAATACGGACATCAGAGCATCAGCCGCATCAGCCGACAACGTGACTGTAATAACCTTTTCGGGCAGAAGCTTCAACGGTCTGACACTCATAGTGAAGTCGGACAACGGAACACTTATCGATACTGAATCCATGCTCGGAACAGAGTATGACTATCAGTACGGCGGAAGCAGAAACATTGTTCTCAACGTTTCCGACAGAGGCAGAGTGCTCTATACATACACCTACCTTGTGAACAACAAGGCAGAGGATAACGATGTGACCCCTGTTTATCTCAATGAAGAGATTAATATTGAGGGCGGAAGTCAGGTTTCAAACAACGTGGGTGACGCCGAAGACGGTGACGGAGTGACTGCGGATGAAAAAATCCTTGTCATCATCCCGCCTGCGGGTCTGAATGTTGATAAAATCATGGCTGACACTGAAAGCGTTTGCGGCAACACCGACTCGCTCACCGCAAATCTTGAGGTTCAGCAGCTGTACAGCGGTGAGGATACTCTTCAGGGTTCGTACGCGAGTCTGTATGATGTGTCTCTCTATGTATACGGATGCGAAGACCTTAAGTTTGAAACCAATGGCGAGGACAACATCCTTGAGCGCATTGAGATTACTGTTCCGTTTAACACAGCTATCGTTAAACCCGGTGATATTGAAAGCGGAGAGTACAAAATTTTCAGTGCGGAATCCTATGAAGATTTCGTGGCTGGAAACTTAACGGCTGTTCCGCTGGATAATATAATTGAAATTGACTACATAACAGGCACAGCCACATTCTGGGTTGACCACCTTACGAGCTTCGGCATAGTCAGTAAGGAAACCCTGCCGGATAACGGCGGCGGAAACAGCGGAGGCGGCGGCGGTCACGGCGGATGCTCAGCGGGTTCGGGGGATCCTGTGATCAGTCTCATATTCCTCACTGCTGCGCTTGTTCTCTTTATCAGAAGGAGAAAAGTCTAA